Part of the Leptolyngbya sp. BL0902 genome, GGCATAGGAAGCGGGCCAAACCAGGCTACCCCCCCCTACGCCTAGCGCCCCCAGCGCCAGAATCGCCCCTTGCAAAAACGTCCGTCGATTCAGTGTCACGGAATGGCTTGCCCCAGTGATGGTGTGCCCTAGGTAGAGGATACCTTAGCCGACTGCTTCGGGGACTCGCATGGCGCGGGCCAGTTCCGCCGCCACTTCGGGCCGGGAGAATTCCGGCGGGGGCAGTTCTCCCCGGCGCAGCATCTCGCGTACCTTGGTGCCCGACAGGTGGATGCGCTCCTCCTTGGTGCTGGGGCTGGTTTTGGAGGTGGCCATGCCCCCCGTGCGGGTGCAGTAGAAGGCGTGCTCAAACTTCATCGGCACGATGCCCAGTTCGGCGGGGTCAAACTCGTCGAAGATGTACTGAGCGTCGTAGGTGCCGTAGTAGTCGCCCACCCCGGCATGGTCGCGCCCGACGATGAAGTGGGTGCAGCCGTAGTTTTTGCGAATTAGGGCGTGGAAAATGGCTTCCCGTGGCCCTGCATAGCGCATGGCAGAGGGGTTAATGGCCAGAATCACCCGATCCTGCGGGAAATAATGCTCCACCATAATTTCGTAGCAGCGCATCCGCACATCGGCGGGGATGTCGTCGGACTTGGTGGCCCCGACCAGGGGATGCAAGAACAGCCCGTCCACGGTCTCTAGGGCGCACTTTTGAATGTACTCGTGGGCGCGGTGGATGGGGTTGCGAGTTTGGAAGCCCACCACGGTTTTCCAGCCCTTTTCCCGGAACATCGCGCGGGAGACAGCGGGGTCAATTTGGTACTTGGGGAACAGGGGATGGGGATCCCGCTGCATTAGCCAGATCGGGCCAGCCAGGTTCACCGCGCCCTGCTCATAGACCACCTTCACGCCGGGATGCTTGTCTTCGTCGGTGCGGTAGACGTTGATGGCCTCGCGGGCTTTGTCGTAGGTGTATTTTTCTTCCAGTTCCAGCACGCCCACAAAGCGCCCGGTGGGGTCATCCAGTCGCACCAGGGAGCCTTCCTTCAGGGGATCCGCCACCGCTTCGCTCACAGACAGGGTGACAGGCACCGCCCAGGGCAAGCCATTGGCCAACCGCATATCCGTCACGACGGGATCGTAGTCGGCCTTTTTCATAAAGCCGTCTAGGGGGCTGAAGCCGCCAATGGCAATCATCACCAGGTCGGAAAAGGCCCGTTCATCCAAGGTCACACGGGGCAAATGATCGGCCTGATCCAAAAAATGGGCTTCCTTTTCGGGGGAAACTAGGCGATTGATGAGCGTGCCACCGTGGGGGGCAATACCATCCTTATGCATCGTCATGAGAGATACCGTTTTCCTACACTGGGCGACATTGGCCGCGAAGTCAGACCGGAGCAGCGTCATTACCCCTAGGGTCAATGTCCGCCGTTGTCATTAAGGCGATGAACCATACTCGCCAGGGCCACAAACCACACAATGGCTCGATTGACTCGCTTACTCCATGAAATTACATCTTGGCACCAATGTCACCTGCGACGGAGATTTTCATGGGTTCAAAATTCAATTTGACTGCAATTCAACTGCGATTAGACGGGAATTTATCTGCTGTAGAAAATTCTGCCACAGAGTCGAGGTCGCCACCGAAGAATCATCTGCCCATCAGCCGTGGATGACCGTGGCGATCTCCTCACCTTGGTATCGAGTCATGGGTTTATGTTGACCTGTCCCTCCACAAACCCCCAAAGCCCAGCGTCGCTTCTTGGTAGACTGGTAAAGCTGCAAAAAATCTGGCCTGTCAGGGTGATGGCCCTATTCAGGCCCAGTCGGTAGCACTGCGATCCACGGTTTACTTTCTCTTTTCCTATGGCGACATTTTTGCTGGAAGTGGGCACCGAAGAATTGCCCGCCAGTTTTGTAAGCGATGCCCTGGCTCAGTGGCAGCAACGGGTTGTGGCAGATTTAGAAGAACAGGCCCTCGCCCCAGAACTGGTGCGGTTTTACGGCACTCCTCGGCGGTTGGCCATGGTGCTAAAGGGGTTGCCCGACCGTCAGCCCGACCGCACGGAGGAGGTGAAAGGCCCCCCGGCCCAGGCGGCGTTCAAAGACGGCCAGCCCACCAAGGCCGCTGAAGGGTTTGCCCGTTCCCGTGGGGTCGAACTCGATGCCTTGGAAGTGCGCGAAACCGATAAGGGCGCGTTTGTCTTCGTCACCCAGGCCATTGCCGGACGACCCGCCGCTGAGGTGTTGACAGAGCTGATTCCCGGCTGGATTTTGAACCTCGAAGGCAAGCGCTTTATGCGGTGGGGCGATGGCGATCTGCGCTTCCCTCGGCCCATTCGCTGGCTGGTAACGCTGCTGGATACCGAAGTGCTGCCCCTCACCCTGGAAAATGGATCCATCACCTGCCAGAGTGGTCGCCATTCCCAAGGCCATCGAGTCCTAGCGCCAGAGGCCATCGCCCTGAAGCAGGCCCAAGACTATGTGGAAACCCTGCGCCACGCCTTTGTGGAAATCGATCCCGTTGCCCGTCGCCTGCTGATCCAAAAGCAGGTGGAGGAT contains:
- the sat gene encoding sulfate adenylyltransferase, which translates into the protein MTMHKDGIAPHGGTLINRLVSPEKEAHFLDQADHLPRVTLDERAFSDLVMIAIGGFSPLDGFMKKADYDPVVTDMRLANGLPWAVPVTLSVSEAVADPLKEGSLVRLDDPTGRFVGVLELEEKYTYDKAREAINVYRTDEDKHPGVKVVYEQGAVNLAGPIWLMQRDPHPLFPKYQIDPAVSRAMFREKGWKTVVGFQTRNPIHRAHEYIQKCALETVDGLFLHPLVGATKSDDIPADVRMRCYEIMVEHYFPQDRVILAINPSAMRYAGPREAIFHALIRKNYGCTHFIVGRDHAGVGDYYGTYDAQYIFDEFDPAELGIVPMKFEHAFYCTRTGGMATSKTSPSTKEERIHLSGTKVREMLRRGELPPPEFSRPEVAAELARAMRVPEAVG